TGTCCCAGGCGGTCGCGCCGCCGGGTGGAAGCGCAATTTCCAGGATGCGCACGTTGACCTTGGACTTGAATACTTCCAGCGCTTCGGCGGTGTAGCCGGGGGCCATCAGCACTTCAACGAACTGCTTCGAAATTTGCAGCGCTGCGTCCTTATCCAATGTGCGGTTGAGGGCAATAATGCCACCAAAAGCAGAGGTGGGGTCGGTCTGGAAGGCCTTGCTGTAGGCTTCCAGGCCGTTGGCGCCCACAGCCACGCCGCAAGGGTTGGCGTGCTTGACGATGACGCAGGCAGGCACATCGAAGCTCTTCACGCATTCCCAGGCCGCATCGGCATCTGCAATGTTGTTGTAGCTGAGTTCTTTGCCCTGCAACTGTTTGGCAGTGACCAGCGAGCCGGGCGCGGGGTACAGGTCGCGGTAGAAGGCGGCTTGCTGGTGCGGGTTTTCGCCGTAGCGCAGGTCTTGCAGCTTGACGAAGCGGCCATTGGTTTGCGCGGGGAACAGCGCGTGGCTGCCGTCGGCCTGGATGCTGGACAGGTAGTCGCTGATAGCGCCGTCGTACTGGCTGATGCGGTTGAACGCGGCCACGGACAGGGCAAACTTGGTCTTGTGGCTCACGCTGCCGGTGGCTTGCAGCTCGGCCAGCACGGTGGCGTACTGGCTGGCATCGGTGAGCACAGCCACGTCTTTCCAGTTCTTGGCCGCGCTGCGCACCATGGCGGGGCCGCCAATGTCGATGTTCTCGATGGCATCTTCCAGCGTGCAGCCGGGTTTGGCGACGGTGGCCTCAAACGGGTAGAGGTTGACTACCAGCAGGTCGATGGTGGCGATGTCGTGCGTCTTCAAAGCCGCCATGTGCTCGGGGAAATCGCGGCGCGCCAGCAGGCCGCCGTGGACCTTGGGGTGCAGGGTTTTGACGCGGCCGTCCAGCATTTCGGGGAAGCCGGTGTGGTCGGCCACTTCGGTGACCGGCAGGCCATTGTCGGCCAGCAGCTTGGCGGTGCCGCCGGTGGACAACAGGCCAAAGCCCAGGGCGTGCAAGGACTGGGCGAGTTCCAAAACACCGGTTTTGTCGGAGACGGAGAGAAGTGCGTTCATGGGCATCGGGGGATCAAGGGGAGGTTAAAAATCGGTATGGACAAGCCGTGGCGGCTAAGGATGTGGCAAGGAATAATTGCCCGGTTTAACCCGAGGAGTCGGGATGCGCTGCAAGGCGCAAGATGCGCCCTGTGGCCCAGCCACAGAAGCAGATTGCAACGCCGCAGAGCGCCCGAATCCGACAGGGAAAACTGGAGAACTTATTCTTTGCCACATCCTTACTCCATCAAATGGTGTTCGAGCAGCTTTTTGCGCAGGGTATTGCGGTTCAGGCCCAGCCAGGCGGCGGCGCGCGACTGGTTGTGGTCGGCCTGGGCCATGACCACCTCTAGCAGGGGTTTTTCCACCACCCGCACCATCATGTCGTACATGCCTGCGGGGTCTATGCCGTCCAGGTCTTTGAAATAGCTTTCCAGACTGGCACGCACGCACTCGTCGATACTTTTTTGGCTCACGCGGCGCTCTCCATGTGCAAATGTTGTTCTTCAGGGTCCAGGCTATCGGCAGCGGGCATGCGGTCCATGCGGCTGGCCAATTCGGCAAAAAAATCATCGACCGCCGCCCATTGCTGCTGCGGGTCTTCCAGCAGGTTCATGCGGGCGCGGAAGGCCTCGCCACCGGGCAGGGTTTTGACATACCAGCCAATGTGCTTGCGGGCAGTGCGCACGCCGCTGTACTCGCCGTACAGGCTGTAGTGGTCGTGCAGGTGGTCGAGCAGCAGACGGCGGACTTCGGCCACCAGGGGCGGGGCCAGGTGGGTGCCGGTTTCCAGAAAGTGCGCCACTTCGCGGAAGATCCACGGGCGGCCCTGGGCGGCACGGCCAATCATCACCGCGTCGGCCCCGGTGGCAGCCAGCACGTCGCGCACTTTTTCGGGGGTGGTCATATCGCCATTGGCCACCACGGGCACGCGCACGGCGGACTTGACGGCGGCAATGGTGTCGTATTCGGCGTGGCCGGTGTAGCCCTGCTCGCGGGTGCGGCCATGCACGGTCAGCATCTGGATACCGGCCTGTTCAAACTGTCGCGCCAGCGACACCGCATTCTTGTTCGCCTGGCTCCAGCCGGTGCGCATCTTCAGGGTGACAGGCACGTTGTGCGGGGCGCAGGCGGCCACCACGGCCTCCACGATGGCCAGGGCCAGCGGCTCGTCTTGCATCAGCGCCGAACCGGCCCATTTGTTACAGACTTTCTTGGCCGGGCAGCCCATGTTGATGTCGATGATTTGCGCGCCATTGGCGATGTTGTAGGCCGCGGCCTCGGCCATCATCTCGGCATCGGTGCCAGCGATCTGAACCGCGATGGGTGCGACTTCGCCGTCGTGGTTGGCGCGGCGCGAGGTCTTCAGCGTGGCCCACAGGTCACGCCGCGAGGTGACCATTTCACTGACCGCATAGCCCGCACCCAGGGATTTGCACAAACGCCGAAACGGCCGGTCTGTCACGCCAGCCATGGGCGCAACAAACAGGCGGTTCGCTAAAGCGTACGGGCCAATGTGCATAGGAATAGGAGTCAGCGCCGGTGGGGCGCCAAGGAAATACGGGAGACAATTCTGGGGGATGCCGCATTGTAACTGCCCAAAATTTCAGCAATTGAAATCTGACGTTTGCTTACACCCGTGCCATGACCCATCAGTGACCGTTTGCAGACAGGCACTAACATGCCGCCATGTTTGAAAAGTCCCCTGTTGTGTTTGTGCTGGTGGTGGCGGGCCTGTGGGGGTACGCGACCGGGGTGCAGGCACAAGCCACCACCCCCGCCGACAGCAGCACCGAAGCAGCCGAGCCGTCCACACCCAGTGCATCGGCCAGCGACTTCTGGGCCACCGATCTGGGCTCGGGCTCGGGCCAGCGGGGCAAGGCCAGCTGGTACGGCAAGCGCTTCCACGGGCGGCGCACGGCCTCCGGTGAAATCTTCAAGATGTCGGCCCTGACGGCGGCGCACCGCACTTTGCCCTTGCTG
This sequence is a window from Rhodoferax sp. WC2427. Protein-coding genes within it:
- the purH gene encoding bifunctional phosphoribosylaminoimidazolecarboxamide formyltransferase/IMP cyclohydrolase translates to MPMNALLSVSDKTGVLELAQSLHALGFGLLSTGGTAKLLADNGLPVTEVADHTGFPEMLDGRVKTLHPKVHGGLLARRDFPEHMAALKTHDIATIDLLVVNLYPFEATVAKPGCTLEDAIENIDIGGPAMVRSAAKNWKDVAVLTDASQYATVLAELQATGSVSHKTKFALSVAAFNRISQYDGAISDYLSSIQADGSHALFPAQTNGRFVKLQDLRYGENPHQQAAFYRDLYPAPGSLVTAKQLQGKELSYNNIADADAAWECVKSFDVPACVIVKHANPCGVAVGANGLEAYSKAFQTDPTSAFGGIIALNRTLDKDAALQISKQFVEVLMAPGYTAEALEVFKSKVNVRILEIALPPGGATAWDKGQNAMDVKRIGSGLLMQTADNHELVLADLKVVTTLQPTPQQLEDLLFAWKVAKFVKSNAIVFCKDGMTMGVGAGQMSRLDSARIASIKAGHAGLSLAGTAVASDAFFPFRDGLDVVVDAGATCVIQPGGSMRDDEVIAAANERGVAMVLTGVRHFRH
- a CDS encoding Fis family transcriptional regulator, with translation MSQKSIDECVRASLESYFKDLDGIDPAGMYDMMVRVVEKPLLEVVMAQADHNQSRAAAWLGLNRNTLRKKLLEHHLME
- the dusB gene encoding tRNA dihydrouridine synthase DusB, which translates into the protein MHIGPYALANRLFVAPMAGVTDRPFRRLCKSLGAGYAVSEMVTSRRDLWATLKTSRRANHDGEVAPIAVQIAGTDAEMMAEAAAYNIANGAQIIDINMGCPAKKVCNKWAGSALMQDEPLALAIVEAVVAACAPHNVPVTLKMRTGWSQANKNAVSLARQFEQAGIQMLTVHGRTREQGYTGHAEYDTIAAVKSAVRVPVVANGDMTTPEKVRDVLAATGADAVMIGRAAQGRPWIFREVAHFLETGTHLAPPLVAEVRRLLLDHLHDHYSLYGEYSGVRTARKHIGWYVKTLPGGEAFRARMNLLEDPQQQWAAVDDFFAELASRMDRMPAADSLDPEEQHLHMESAA
- a CDS encoding septal ring lytic transglycosylase RlpA family protein; translation: MFEKSPVVFVLVVAGLWGYATGVQAQATTPADSSTEAAEPSTPSASASDFWATDLGSGSGQRGKASWYGKRFHGRRTASGEIFKMSALTAAHRTLPLLSYAKVTLLSTGKSIIVRINDRGPHILTHRIIDLSQAAAAEIGLLDRGTGDVLVERVVARNDDESPPPPPPLRLPPLWNR